The following proteins are encoded in a genomic region of Enoplosus armatus isolate fEnoArm2 chromosome 11, fEnoArm2.hap1, whole genome shotgun sequence:
- the LOC139292921 gene encoding helix-loop-helix protein 2-like, with protein sequence MMLSPDQPESNLPWGQTDTETLLDTFNVQCGSVQAEPADGEGKARSVHVPALSREEKRRRRRATPKYRSAHATRERIRVVAFNVAFAELRKLLPTLPPDKKLSKIEILRLAICYISYLNHVLDV encoded by the coding sequence ATGATGCTCAGTCCGGACCAGCCCGAGTCCAACCTGCCCTGGGGACAAACGGACACGGAGACTCTTCTGGACACTTTCAACGTGCAGTGTGGGTCCGTGCAGGCCGAACCCGCGGACGGAGAGGGCAAGGCGCGCTCCGTGCACGTGCCCGCTCTcagcagggaggagaagaggcgGAGGAGGCGCGCGACACCTAAATATCGATCCGCGCACGCCACCAGGGAGCGCATCCGTGTCGTGGCCTTCAACGTGGCTTTTGCAGAGCTGAGAAAACTGCTCCCAACGCTCCCACCGGACAAGAAGTTGTCCAAGATTGAGATCCTGCGACTCGCGATTTGTTACATCTCCTACCTCAACCACGTGCTGGATGTTTAG